The Macaca nemestrina isolate mMacNem1 chromosome 15, mMacNem.hap1, whole genome shotgun sequence genome segment GATGGTGCCAGTCCtttcctctttgttttatttggtttCTTTATTGAGTGGAGCAGCTGGATATGAACCATCCTTTCCTGTTGCTCCTTCTTGGTCTTTGGGACATTGCACTGACTCCATTATCATCGAGGCACTCTTCAGACACCAATCACAGTGCCACCTCCTCCTCAAGCCCTCCAGCACTGCATCCCACTCTGCAGGCCGGCTGCTACTGCTGCCTCCTCCACAGTATCCAGAGTGCCCAGCAATCTTCACTGAATGGATGGAGGCCTAGCACACTCTGGGTCACATCCAGAAACTCCACAATAGGGGAGGAGACATGCTGTTTCCCAGGAAGGGCAGCTCCCCAGGCCTGATCATTCTCAGACTCCTCCAGTCAAAGGCCGGGCACAGTCAGCTGGAATTGCCATGCTTCGCTCTGACCCACATGACTGGCCTTGCCTTCTCTATGGGAAGAGACCCCTCCACACAACCTCAAACCCAGACATAACAGGATAGGACAGGCTGGAATCTAAAGAGGCCAGCCAGATCTCCACACAAAGGCTGTGCTCTTAAGCAGGAGGCAGTCTGAGGGGCAAAGGTTTCCTGAAGCAACTCAGGTCTCACATACCAGAGCACCAAAATGGCTGCAAAAGCACCAGCTCAGCCAGCCAAAAACCCAGATGCCACACCCTTCTGAGACCCAGACTCCACGTGAGGATCACTGGGATTCAGCAGGAAAAGGTGGAAGTGATAGCTGGTGGACCAATACTTCCCAACATGCTTCCAGCAAGCAGCTGTGCCCCACCCCTCCTCACATGACTCACTCTACTTCGGTCCTGCACCTGGATGTCtctgatcatgaggtcatgacCTTTGGTCTCCTGCCATAGGAGCAGTGAGTGGCAGGATGGTGGTCTGGGAAGGAGGATCCTAGACTGGGTGTCCCATAGGACCAGGTTGGGACAGATCCCAGAGACAACACTCATGCCCCAGTCAGCCCCCAAACCCAACAGCTCCCCAAAGCCCAGGATATAAATACCCTGTGCACTGGTAAGCAGACACTTCAGGGAACAATCTGTTGTCTGTGAAGAAGATGCAGCCTCAGTAGTGTTTCATGAGCCTTCTGCAaacaaaatcttttttgtttgaaTGCCCGTTAGAAACACTAAGGGAGTTCTTAAAAGAAACAgggccagacactgtggctcgCAACTGTAAATTCAGCATtgtgtgaggctgaggcaggaggacagcttgagggtAGGACTtttaagaacagcctgggtgGAACAGTGAGACCAAAcctctacaaaatacacaaaaagtagcatggcatggtggtgcatgcccatagtaCCAGCTACGtgagaggcagagaagggaggaTTCCTCGAGCCTGGCAGATCAAGGCTGCAATGCCCACGATCGGGCCGCTGCGCTATAGTCTGAGAAACACCACAAGGTCccgtttcaaaaaagaaaaaacaaaacaaaaccaaagatacCTGTCTCCAGACCCATCAAATAAATCCAAATCTCTGTGGGGTGACTCAgagtattaacatttttaaattttgcctttGCTGAGGCAAACGTATAGTAATGGTTGAAAACCACTGCGTTATATAAATACACTTCCTATGACTTATTGGTAGCCTTTTCGTACCTAGCAATTTCTACAGACCCTCTCTTTGGGTTTCGGGAGCCAGAATGGGCAGGGTGAAGTGTGACATGTCCTAGGAAACTGAGGGTAGAGCACAGCTCCTCCTCAAGCCCTCCAGCACTGCATCCCACTCTGCAGGCTGGCTGCTACTGCTGCCTCCTCCACAGTATCCAGAGTGCCCAGCAATCTTCACTGAATGGATGGAGGCCTAGCACACTCTGGGTCACATCCAGAAACTCCACAATAGGGGAGGAGACATGCTGTTTCCCCCCATTTCTGAGGGGGGACCCATTTCTGAGACTAAGGCACCCACTGGGGGCTCAGCCGATCTTCAGAGGGGAAATCACACCTCAGAACCCCAGAGACCCAAAACAACGCTCGAGTTTGGCAGATACCTGCCAGTGGGCCCTGTAGCGGCAACCGCAGGGAAAACTGTCACTGTACTGTCAGCTCCCTCCGGCCCTCTCTCTGGTCCCAGCGACAGGAGGTCTCTGAATAAGCTCAGAGGTCTCAATAAAAGGAGCGTTGAACCTCAGAGGAGTTATTAACAGGCCTATAGTTACCTCAAGACTCCACCTGACCAGGGCCCAAAAGCCAGGAAGAAAGCAGGGCAGAGAGGAAACACAGGGAGTAGGGGCCCTGGGACTACGTCAGATATGGAGTGAACCAGGGGAACAAGAGCAGCCCTGATGATTGTGCTCCCCATAACCCCTGCATACCTGTGTCCCCTGAGAATTCAGGGTGAGGAGCTCACTCCTGCCCTTCACCTGTTCCTGGGCTCTGGCAGGCTGGCCTGCTTCCTGACCCAGCCTCACCCACTCTCCGCACTTCTCGCCACTGCTGTGGGCAAGCTGATCTCTCTGGTTTACcgggctctctctctctgcccaatAGCACTAAGTTAACTTCTTTCCATGCTTTATCCTCTGTGATTAAAGACGGAAGCAATTCTCACTAACGCCATTtctcagaggagaaaacaggCACAGGGATGTTCTATGACTTCCTCACGGTCACCAACCAACAAGTGAGAGCGCGGCTTTGAAGGGAGGTCCACCCATGCTCCTAAAGTTGAGCCGTCCTCCAAGCAAAAGACAGCACCTGTAAAAGCTCAGTGAGTGGGGCAGAAATGTCCTCACTAAGGCCCTACCAAGCTGGTACCCTGATATCCAATTCCAACCTCCAGAACAGGGAGAAATACAATTCTGTTTTTGATGAGCTCCCCAGGCTATGGCTCTTTGCTATAATACACTGAACTGGCCCAGAAGGACTATTCCACCATCTGTGTCCTATTCCATCATTCACAAGGGAGTCACTAAGCCCTCAGTGCCGTCTTTATGGATGCTACCCACCCAAGGCTGAGATGAGGCACAGGGTCTGGGTCTAAATAAACTGGGAAGGCACTGGAAGGTGCAATGTCGGAAGAGGAGGATGTCTGAATTTCATTTAATCTCAACCTTGTATAGTACTGCAGCATGAAAGACGAGGCCCAGAGAAGAAGTGCCTTTTCCTGAGATCATACTGTGGAACCCAGGCCCACTGGAGTTGTATTCCATGCTACCTCTCACCCCTTCTTGTAGTTCTTCCATCTCAAAGTATGTGCAATATCTACAGGGACCACCACAACATCAGTTTTTTAAGATTTATCTCAAACACACCTCATGAGTTCCCTAGGAAGGGTTATGATGCTAGCATAACTCCCATTGTGCAAAGTGGGGAGAGCCCAAAACACCAAAGGAGTTCTCTAGGGTCTCACAACTGCTAAGATAAAGACTGTTTGACCCAGCACTGGCTCCTTAAACCTGGGACCCCGGTTATATCCAGGTCTTTCCAAGGTGCTGAAGGGGCACACTTTTGCATAATGGTGAAAGGTAAGGAGTTGACGGGGGAGGGCTAGTGGCCAGAACCCCAAAAGGCCCTTTCAGTATGTCTTATGGAAAGGAGGAGCTTACAGGATGGAACCTACAAGACGTGACCTCACTTCCTTGCTAACAGACCCCCAGTAGAACTTAGAATTCTGGTAACTAGGCACCCATATTATACACACAGCCCCATTTCCAGTTCATTTGGTGGGCGACACTCCGGAGAACAACATGTTCTCCTGCTGTGTCCCGACGTGCTGCCGACCTCCTCGTCGCAGAAGAGGCCAAAATGAGAGTCTTTCTCGAGAATATAGACATTGGTTCAACCCTCACCCTCGACGCCTCTGGCCCTTTGCCAGAAGGCACCCTCAGGTAACACAGGGCCCAGGGCAGGCCCGTCCAGGCTAGGCCTCAGCGGTGCCCATCAGGGCAGCACCGAGTCCCTCCCCATATGTTTGGGGGAAACAGGAGATGAGGGGCCCTCCCTGGACAGGAGCAGGTAGGTTGTCAGGTGTTTGGAGCCTGGTAGGTATGTCAGGTTTACAGCCCAGATCATGCCTGGCAGGATGGGAAGTTCAGTGTCGAGGACACAGTTTGCCGCTCAGATGTGAATCCCAATTCATCTGCCGGAGACCTCAACCTTCTCTGGCTGGAGGTCTATGCAGATGCTCCTATGTGCCAAATCCTGTTGGGGATGGGGACACCAGGAAGGAGTTCTAATGGGGGTGTGCCACTGTGGGGTCAGCCAGGCAGGCCACTGACACCTCTTGGCCCGGCTCTCGGGCCCTCTCTTTGCAGAGCTCCACACACCAGATCAAGCAGGAGCTGTTGGATGGATTCCATTTCTCCAACTTCTTCAAAGAAGGGCAGGGGCCCACCGCCACCAACTACGGCCAATGCTGGTCTGGGGTGAGACTGGGTACAGAAGGGTCTCCACAGACAGGGACTCCAGAAAACCAGGGTGGGCCCAGGACTCAGACATGAATATGGGGACTCCCTAAGCTCTGTCCTAGGGATTTCCCACTTGAGTGGTCCAGTGTTCTCTTTCAAAGGAATCTGGCTGCCATTAGTCCCCAGTGACAACTTGGTTACAGGCAAAGTCCCTTTGAAAGATCAGAGAAAATCCTTCTCTTTTCACTTTATGCTAACCCAGGAGTATCTCAGCATGTTGCCACAAGAATTGAGTATAATGGTAAAATTACAGCAACATACTCATACCGTTACCATTTTAACTCCCCACCATAAATGTATCTCCGGCAACAGGCATCTCCACTGCCCTGCCAGACCTCCTCCAGGACTTAAAATCCAATACTTCTACACAAACAAGGTGGGGGTGGACATTGATTACAACAAAAGAAGGTGAAGCTACTCTATGCATTTGTCTTTAAAGTGTCATCTCACAGAACTCATCCCTGCAGGCCCATCAGGCAGGAACTGTACCCTCACATCTCAGTGTAATATTCCTTAAGGGAGGCCATGTTCCACAGCGGGTCAGCCTCTCAGTGCTGGTGGAGCCTGTAGTGATAAAATTCCCTTTCTAGGAAGTCTTTCTACAGGGAGCATAATCCTATGTGTGTCCTAATAGGTTGGAGcagtttcccagggctgccataacatgGCACGCTGACTGCAGAGCTTAATCACAGAAATTTGGttcctcacaattctggagactggaagtccaacGTCAAGCTGTCAGCCTGGGGTGGTTTGTCTgggcctctctccttgccttggAGGTGGCTGATTTCTTCCTCGGTCAGCACAGGGTCTTCTCTTCAACTTCTCTGTGCGCTGATCACCTCTCCTTGTAAGAACCCCAGGCATATTAACTTAGGGGCCACACTAATGAACTCACTTCACCTGAATTACCTCTTAGAGAACTCTGTGTCCAGACAATCACATTCTGAGTCTCTGAGGTTGAGAAAAGAAACAGTTACATTGGGgcaggggacacaattcaacccacaaaATATACAAATCCCCTGTGGAACACAGACACCCAGGAAAGAGATATCTGGGTGAAAGGATATGCAGATAGCAAGTTTCAACAGCTCTAGCCAGTTGACTTTCCAAAAGGGCTCCAGCTGCTCACACGGTCaccagcagcctcagcctctgaaggtAGCTGCTTCTCTGAACATGGCCTCCCCTGAATACTAACatgcttttaactttttgccAATCTGCTGTCTGTGTGGCAGAGAAAATCACCTTGTTTCATTTCCACTTTCAAACGTACAATTGTGTAAACTTTCACGGGTTTCATACCTGCCCGCGTTTTCTCTTCCACGAGTCGCCTGGCAGATCCTGGGCCTTGGGATACACTTCCTCCCACCCTGGAGTCTTCTGGCATTTTCCCCTTGCCCAGGGCTGGGATGGCCGTAGCTGTTTCTCCAGACTCCTGTTCATGTTAAAGGAACAAAAACAATCATATCCCTTTAAGACAAAGGGTTCTTCTAGAGCATCTTGTCCTGTGTGCTGTTGCTAAAATGAGGAGGGGACGAGACCTCCCCAGGCCCTTCCCCTCCATATCAGAAGTGGAGCCTCAGGTGGCCTACAGGGAATTTCATCCAGTCCTCCCTGTGGAAGGTGCTCACTTCTGACCCGGGTGTTGCTCAGCATCCATGTGACATCCAAAAGCCCGTGTCTCTTCTCTATCATGAGGATGATTTGTGAGGATTGCAGGGATGATGCTCTTCATGCAGGCTGCTGATACACAAGGTGCCGTTGCCCCAAAGCTGACAAACATTGTGACGATGCCTTGAAGGAGTGAATCATTTTATCAATTCTCCATCCTCACATGCAATTTAATTTGAAAGCCTACAGCCCATTTCAACATGGGCACAACATGCACAAGTCCCTGAAGGGTTGATGCTTCTTAGTGTGAGTTCCAGATCCCGATCCTCTGGTGGTTCATGGTGTTACCACTGACTCCCGTGTCCCTCCTTGTCCACCTAGTATGAAAATGAGATCTCCAGGATGTCAACTTTCCAGCCCGGCACAGGGGAGAAGCTGTTGGACTCCCTGGTTCCAGCCTTGCTAACTAAACCCATCTCCTCCTATGCCACCTGCCTGGGCCCCTCCTGGGACTTTATCACCGTGCCACACTTTTTGGAACTACTCGTTAGAAGGTGAGTGTCCATCCCCTCCAAGGCACGGAAGTGCCTCTGTGCCCTACTGGCTGTGTCTTGAAGATGCAGCTCTCCGAGACTCGGTTGCCTCCTCTGGAACAGGGAGCAGTGAGAAGATGAACCTCACAGGGTTCTTGTAGGGACTGAATGATCTAAGACACGGCAAACAAAGGGGTCCCTAGAGTCTAAAACTCTGGATATCTGCTGGGGGTGCTGTGATTCGTGTTTATTACTTTTCCCTTCCCACTCACTGAAGTAGCTCTCAGCATTCTGCCTCAATGGCCCATATCCCTCGCTGTTTGGAAAAGCACATAGAAAGCAAGTCCGTGATGGCATTGGTAAAAGATGTCTGAGATTCCTTCTGGCTGGTCTTTCAACTTCACACAGACAGAAGAGGGGTCCCTTGGTGCTGAAAGAGGAACCACAGGTCCACTCAGATATCTGGAGAGGCTCACTGGGGTTCTCCAATGGTTGGGGTTCACTCATTCAACACGTATATACAAAACACCTTATTTGTGCATCGTTCTTCTTGTGACTTAGCAAAATTTCATAAAGCAGATGACAATCCCTGGGCCTCGACTTACTGAGAGTCAGGCGCTCACAGGAAACAGAATAAACAGGTCCTATCTACACAATGTTAGAGATGAAACCCTCATGGCCTCTTCTACATATGGTGGCATCCTCCCAGATTCTGACTAGAATGATGGAGTCCAGCAACAAATATAAACTGGGTGGATTTAGGGTTCTAAAGAGCCTTTTCATCCAGAAAACATGGCGTAAAAGATGTGGCCTCTGCCTGGGGAGACCCTAAAGGAGTCCTGGGGCTCATACTTCTTTTAATTCCCACAAGAAGGTTGACATCTGGGTCCCTCGCAAGAGGCAAATAGTGAGTTCTGTATATGGAGACTTAGGTGCCCTGCAAAGGAGAGGGGAGGCTAGGGTCTCAGCTGGTCACTGAGACACCCATGCCCCGTGCCGTGGCTTCCCAACTCTACCGGTCCTCCTCCAGCCAACATCTGCCCTTACCCTCCTAACCCCTGGACCAGGGGACCCAGAGCTGGAGCTTGATGAGAAACCTGCTCACAAATCAGCCTGGAGCTGCAGTTCTGAGTGCCCAGGTGCACAGGGCTGTGCTCCAGGGCCTTTGGGAGGAGAATGTCAGTGGGACACTGCGGCGCACAAGGGTCTGTACAGCCCTGCTGTGTGGCCAGGTCTGCCCCCTCCGGGACAGCACTGATGGCTTGGGGAAGGGTGGGGCTGTCCTCTACACAGGCAGCAACAGTCCAGGGACCCAGAACCACACAAGTGTGCCCTGGAGGGTTGTGTGGGAGAAGGCCAGGCCTCTGACTCAGCTGTCCACTCCATTACCAGCACCATCACCTCCATTTTGTTCACCTGGCCCCTTGAAAACACTTCAGTTTGCTATCAGCCCCCGCAACGGTCATCTTTCCGGATAAAGCTGGCCTTCAGGAACTTCGCCTGGCCTGGACTGGGCGTGGAGGACCATCAGGAACTTGTCCTAGGCCAGTTGGTGCTTCCGGAGCCCAACGAGGCCAAGCCAGATGGTGAGGTGGCTTGCAGTCTGGAAGACTTTCCGGGGGTGGTGTTGTGGGGCTACAATTCCCTTACATTTCATCCGGTCATTTCTGTGCTTGGAAAGCCCAGTGAAAAGTGACTGGTGTCAtgaccttttctccttttccagatCCTGCTCCACTTCCTGGGCAACACGTATTAACAATGCCGGCCCTGGAGCCAGCACCACCACTGCTGGCGGACCTGGGGCCTGCTCTGGAGCCAGAGTCAGGGGCAGTCCTGGGTGCACCAGGATATCTATATTCAGCACCAGGACCAGCACCAGGGGAAGGGTCCCCTCCAGCGACACTGCTGGAGCCACAGTCCGCCTCAGAGTCCCCCACTCCCTCTTCTGGGACTGTGAAGAACCAATCCCTTGAGGAGATGCCTGACATCACGACCTTCCCTCCCAGGCTGCTGGCAGAGCAGCTGACCCTCACGGATGCGGTGAGCACCTGGGTTTTGCAGGCAGTGCCTCTGGCACTAGGTGTCTCAGACCAGCCTCTACCCGAGGAGTGGCCAATGCCCTGGGACGAATGTCATCCCCACTTCTTACCGAACATGGGATCTGGATGAGTTTCCTCACGCACAAGCCTTCCCTGACTGCATGTGGACAGCAGAGATGGCACGTCGCCTGTGCTAGCTCCACAGAGTGTGGAGACCGAATGACAGGGGATGGACAGAAAGCAGGACAGGGCAGGTGCTCACCGAGGGGCAGGCAGGGCCATGGGTCACTcatccagctgctcaggagcctcACGACCCTCATTAGGTGCCTGATGCATTCTAGATTCTATGGGAGACACCCAAACAGAGCCCATAGTTGCAGCTGCCACAAGGAAAGTGCACCGGTATGGAGAGAAGGAGTACAGGGCTGACTGGGATGGGAGGAAGACGAGGCCTCAGGATGGACAGGCCTGAGTCACCTTCTAGTTCTTGGGAGTGCGGATGGCTTCGGAGAAAATGTCACTCTCCCTTCCCACTCTTGTTGGATTCTGGGCCATGATGCACTTAGGGCCCTCAGTGGGTAGAAAATCAAACCGAGGGACTCCCACATGTCTAGAGCCCATTTTAAAGCTTTCTGAACTCCAGATTGGTTCCTGCCAGAGACCATGGATGACT includes the following:
- the LOC139358692 gene encoding ral-GDS-related protein-like isoform X1, which encodes MFSCCVPTCCRPPRRRRGQNESLSREYRHWFNPHPRRLWPFARRHPQSSTHQIKQELLDGFHFSNFFKEGQGPTATNYGQCWSGYENEISRMSTFQPGTGEKLLDSLVPALLTKPISSYATCLGPSWDFITVPHFLELLVRSTITSILFTWPLENTSVCYQPPQRSSFRIKLAFRNFAWPGLGVEDHQELVLGQLVLPEPNEAKPDDPAPLPGQHVLTMPALEPAPPLLADLGPALEPESGAVLGAPGYLYSAPGPAPGEGSPPATLLEPQSASESPTPSSGTVKNQSLEEMPDITTFPPRLLAEQLTLTDAELFKKVELYECLGSIWGQRDKEGNEHVAPTVHATIAHFNRLTNCVTTSCLGNHGMRARDRARVVEHWIKVARECLSLNNFSAVHAIVSALCSNPIHRLHETWAAVSSKSTKHLKQLCKKDTAVKRDLLIKAGSFKVTTQERNPQRAQMKLRRQNKGVVPFLGDFLTELHRLDTAIPDDLDGNSNKRRKEVRVLQEMQLLQVAAMNYRLRPLEKFVTYFPRMKQLSDKESYKLSCQLEPESQ
- the LOC139358692 gene encoding ral-GDS-related protein-like isoform X2 is translated as MFSCCVPTCCRPPRRRRGQNESLSREYRHWFNPHPRRLWPFARRHPQSSTHQIKQELLDGFHFSNFFKEGQGPTATNYGQCWSGYENEISRMSTFQPGTGEKLLDSLVPALLTKPISSYATCLGPSWDFITVPHFLELLVRSTITSILFTWPLENTSVCYQPPQRSSFRIKLAFRNFAWPGLGVEDHQELVLGQLVLPEPNEAKPDDPAPLPGQHVLTMPALEPAPPLLADLGPALEPESGAVLGAPGYLYSAPGPAPGEGSPPATLLEPQSASESPTPSSGTVKNQSLEEMPDITTFPPRLLAEQLTLTDAELFKKVELYECLGSIWGQRDKEGNEHVAPTVHATIAHFNRLTNCVTTSCLGNHGMRARDRARVVEHWIKVARECLSLNNFSAVHAIVSALCSNPIHRLHETWAAVSSKSTKHLKQLCKKDTAVKRDLLIKAGSFKVTTQERNPQRAQMKLRRQNKGVVPFLGDFLTELHRLDTAIPDDLDGNSNKRRKLQAVLPAGARITVGQ